TCCACAGACACTGTGGTTCTTGATACCGACAAGGCCAATGTCCCCAGCATCCAGGAACTCAAGAAGAAACACGCCGTATGGATCAAGCTGGAAGGCGACGTGGAGCCTTCCATGTACGATTTCTGCGCCAGGGCCATCGACGACGCCCTCAAGGAAAAGCCGGACTACATCGTCTTTGAAATCAACACCTTCGGAGGCCGCCTGGATGCCGCCTTCGACCTGGTGGACACCATCATGGCAGTCAAGGGTCCCGAAACCATCGCCCTGGTGAAAAAGAAGGCCATCAGCGCAGGTAGCCTCATCGCCCTCGCCTGCAAAAAACTCTACATGCTTGAAGCCACCACCATCGGGGACTGCGCCCCCATTGTGCAAGGCGGCGACGGCACACCGCAAATCGTTGGCGAAAAGATCCAGTCGCCCCTGCGGGCAAAATTCAGGAACCTGGCCCAGCGCAACGGCTACCCGGAACTCTTGAGTTCCGCCTTCGTGACGCCGGAACTAGAAGTGCTCGAGCTCACCGCCAAGCTGGACAAGGGCAAAAAGACGGAACGGGATACCACCCTCATTATCGAAGGGCAGAAGTACGCCGTGCTGGATAGTGCAAGCAAGGCCTTCTGGGGCGCTCCCAAGATTCTCGTAAAAGAGGGCGAGCTCTTGACCATGACCGACCAGGAAGCCCTGGAACTGGGATTTTCCAAGGGGACTTTCAAGGACCGTAACGAATTTGAGACGAGCCTTGCCATCGAAAGCCGTAGCGAAGTAGAAACCACTCTCGGCGAAGACATCGCCTCGGCCATCGCGGCCATTGCGGGAATTCTCCTGATTCTCGGGTTCGGCGCCCTTTACATCGAATTCAAGACCCCCGGTTTCGGGCTTTTCGGAATCATCGGGCTTATCCTTATCGGCATCGTGTTCCTGGGGCAGTTCGCGCCGCAACTGGACGGCTACATTCCGGCCATACTTCTTGTGGCCGGCGTGGTGCTGTTCCTGGTAGAAATTTTCGTGATGCCGGGGACGTTCCTGTTCGGCATAGGCGGTATCATCTGCATGATTCTGGCTCTTGCGTTGAGCTTTTCGCCGGAGGAAATTCCGGAGTTCGTCCCCGAGACCGTAGAGACCACCTTCGACGCCACCCCCTGGCTATTCGGGCTGTTCTATATGCTAGCCTGTGCGGCTATTGCGCTGGTGTTCCCCATCGCCGCAAGCAAGTACCTGATACCGCTCTTGCCCGAAGGCTGGACCCCCATGCTCAAGACGGACCTGGAAACCGCCGCCTCCCCCACTGAAGCCGTGCAGGAAATTGCCGTAGGTGCCATTGGCGAAGCCAAGACGTTCTTACGCCCCGTAGGTCAGGCCAGCTTTACCATGCCCGACGGCAGCACCAAGCTCTTTGACGTTCAGACCCACGGCGAAATCATCGAGGCCGGCACAAAAGTAAAGGTGGAATCCGTGCAAGAAGGGCATATTTGGGTGGTGCTGGACAATTAAGATTTCGGCATTCGATATACTGAATTAAATTTTGAAATAAAATACCGGAGAAAAACAATGGAAACTCTCTTAATCATCGGAATCATCATCGCGGCCATTGCCGTTATCATTCTTCTCGCCTTTATCGGCAAGTTCTTCAGCCTCTGGCTCCAGGCCTTGTTTTCCAAGGCGAACGTAAGCATTTTCCAGCTCATCGGTATGCGGCTCCGTAAGGTGCCACCCCAGGTGATTGTGGAAGCCCGAATCCTCAGCTGCAAGGCGGGCCTTCCCG
The Fibrobacter sp. DNA segment above includes these coding regions:
- a CDS encoding ATP-dependent Clp protease proteolytic subunit — its product is MSKFFSLISAILLFVSLAAADTTAVATDSAKTSSTDTVVLDTDKANVPSIQELKKKHAVWIKLEGDVEPSMYDFCARAIDDALKEKPDYIVFEINTFGGRLDAAFDLVDTIMAVKGPETIALVKKKAISAGSLIALACKKLYMLEATTIGDCAPIVQGGDGTPQIVGEKIQSPLRAKFRNLAQRNGYPELLSSAFVTPELEVLELTAKLDKGKKTERDTTLIIEGQKYAVLDSASKAFWGAPKILVKEGELLTMTDQEALELGFSKGTFKDRNEFETSLAIESRSEVETTLGEDIASAIAAIAGILLILGFGALYIEFKTPGFGLFGIIGLILIGIVFLGQFAPQLDGYIPAILLVAGVVLFLVEIFVMPGTFLFGIGGIICMILALALSFSPEEIPEFVPETVETTFDATPWLFGLFYMLACAAIALVFPIAASKYLIPLLPEGWTPMLKTDLETAASPTEAVQEIAVGAIGEAKTFLRPVGQASFTMPDGSTKLFDVQTHGEIIEAGTKVKVESVQEGHIWVVLDN